In one Chitinophaga sancti genomic region, the following are encoded:
- a CDS encoding ABC transporter permease gives MFKRSLRRLMKDRQSTILNLVGLSTGLACALLIWLWIHDELQTDRFHQSGERIYQVMVTRQQGNGSETDPGTAGALGQELINIIPNVEQVVTLAPQKWFEPFSVNYGNNTVSATGNFASKDFFSMFSFDLLEGNKNTVLADKHSVVISKSLALSLFHSTKDAVGKTLSWKLFDFKQVVTVTGVYNDMPANSTIKMDFVLNFNAWVDEMPVSGDLGNGTGPFETYVLLKKRHRHVACSGSLA, from the coding sequence ATGTTTAAAAGAAGCCTTCGCCGGCTCATGAAAGACCGGCAATCCACTATATTGAACCTGGTCGGTCTGAGTACCGGGCTTGCCTGTGCCCTGCTGATATGGTTATGGATACATGATGAATTACAAACAGACCGTTTTCATCAATCCGGTGAGCGCATCTACCAGGTGATGGTTACCCGGCAACAGGGCAACGGCTCTGAAACCGACCCTGGTACAGCAGGCGCTTTAGGGCAGGAACTAATAAACATCATTCCCAATGTGGAACAGGTAGTCACCCTAGCCCCGCAGAAATGGTTCGAACCCTTCAGCGTCAATTATGGAAATAATACGGTAAGTGCTACCGGCAATTTTGCGTCGAAAGATTTTTTTTCCATGTTCTCTTTTGATTTGCTGGAAGGAAATAAAAATACTGTGCTTGCCGATAAGCATAGCGTGGTGATTTCAAAATCACTCGCCCTGAGTTTATTCCATTCTACTAAAGATGCGGTTGGGAAAACGCTTTCATGGAAACTATTCGACTTTAAACAAGTCGTGACTGTCACCGGTGTTTATAATGACATGCCGGCGAATAGTACCATCAAAATGGATTTTGTTTTGAACTTTAATGCCTGGGTAGATGAAATGCCCGTTTCTGGTGACCTGGGAAATGGAACCGGGCCATTTGAAACCTATGTATTGCTTAAAAAAAGGCACAGACATGTTGCATGTTCAGGCAGCCTTGCGTAA
- a CDS encoding LacI family DNA-binding transcriptional regulator, with amino-acid sequence MKFEAATIKDIANALGLSTSTVSRALRDSHEISIATKQLVLEYATRINYHPNPIALSLKEKRSRSIGVIVAEIANSFFSQAINGIESVAKDKGYNVIISQTHESFEKEVMTLQYLASRSIDGLLISVSSGTQNLEHLKALHDRGFPIVFFDRIVEDLQTHKVMVDNFRGAYDATLHLVNKGYKHIAVLAGPENLSITRERVAGYMEALAQSRMKPSKAMIKYSQFAGLYIDEVEQSLNQLLKLRPRPDAIFTASDKLTTNCMRVLKAKGIKIPEEMALVGFSNSDLIELLHPPLTVVRQPAFEMGQIATGMLLQLVESKKPVKEFERKILATNLIVQASS; translated from the coding sequence ATGAAATTTGAAGCAGCCACTATAAAAGATATCGCGAACGCACTGGGCCTTTCCACCTCCACCGTTTCACGCGCATTGCGCGACAGTCATGAGATCAGTATCGCTACTAAACAGCTGGTACTGGAATATGCTACCCGTATTAATTATCATCCGAATCCTATTGCACTAAGTCTGAAAGAGAAGCGGAGCCGGTCCATTGGCGTGATTGTAGCCGAGATCGCCAATAGCTTCTTTTCCCAGGCGATCAATGGTATTGAATCAGTGGCAAAGGACAAGGGGTATAATGTCATCATTTCCCAGACACACGAATCCTTTGAAAAGGAGGTGATGACCCTGCAATATCTCGCATCCAGGTCGATAGACGGCCTACTGATTTCAGTAAGTAGTGGTACACAAAACCTGGAGCATTTGAAAGCTTTGCATGACAGGGGGTTCCCGATTGTGTTTTTTGACAGGATTGTGGAGGATTTGCAGACGCATAAAGTGATGGTGGATAATTTCAGGGGGGCCTATGATGCGACTTTGCACCTGGTGAACAAGGGTTATAAGCACATCGCAGTACTGGCAGGTCCGGAGAATCTGAGTATTACCCGGGAACGGGTAGCCGGGTACATGGAAGCATTGGCACAGTCGCGGATGAAACCATCAAAAGCGATGATTAAGTATAGTCAGTTTGCAGGATTATATATCGATGAAGTGGAGCAGTCGCTGAATCAGTTATTGAAATTAAGACCCCGGCCGGATGCGATATTTACAGCCTCTGATAAATTAACAACGAATTGCATGCGGGTGTTGAAAGCGAAGGGGATTAAGATACCGGAAGAGATGGCGCTGGTGGGATTTTCAAATTCTGATTTGATTGAATTGCTGCACCCGCCATTGACAGTCGTGAGACAACCCGCTTTTGAGATGGGGCAGATAGCTACAGGAATGCTGTTGCAGTTAGTGGAGAGTAAGAAGCCGGTGAAGGAGTTTGAACGAAAGATCCTCGCGACTAATTTAATAGTACAAGCATCATCATAG
- a CDS encoding glycoside hydrolase family 95 protein, with translation MKQIKIGLLSVLLLTTGTVRSQRREAPLKLWYNTPAKEWTQALPLGNGRLGAMVFGKVSNELIQLNEATLWSGGPVDNNVNPDAARYLPQVRAALFNENYHQADSLLRKMQGVYSQSFLPMGDLHLHQQVDESNVSDYSRDLDLNNSTASTRFTSNGVQYTRLMYISAPDQVIVYRLTSSKKGQLNFTLSANSQLRYQNSISGKDLVLKGKAPSQADPSYVGYNKEPIIYEEAGSCKGMRFEVRLRAISVDGTIKTDTSGITVKNATDVTVIVSGATSFNGYDKCPDRDGLNEDKIAAAQLAKAASRSYNDLYNRHAGDYRKFFQRVSFSIGDSSKTDLPTDERLRRYTAGENDPFLEALYFQYGRYLLISSSRTKGAPANLQGIWNKELRAPWSSNYTININTEMNYWPAEECNLMEMQQPLYDLLMELAVTGRHTAQNFYNTNGWVAHHNTDIWAISNPVGDIGKGDPNWANWMMGGNWLCQFLWQHYEYSGSRKFLSDTAYPIMKSAAQFSLGWLVPDKQGRLVTAPATSPENIFITEKGEHGAVSVAATMDLSVIHNLFTNVIAAADVLGKDAVFADSLKQALAKLYPLQIGKKGNLQEWYKDWEDEDPQHRHISHLFGLFPGNQISPLTTPELAAACKKSLEIRGDGGTGWSKAWKINTWARLLDGNHAHKLLKELLTFSGEGAVDMHNAGGTYANLFCAHPPFQIDGNFGGISGMAQMLLQSQTGTLHLLPALPDVWNTGKVKGLLAQGGYTVDMDWKEGLLTSVTIHASRNGTCMLRVPQRIKAGGNEQLAPVKSKDGEHGFVYALPTKAGQSYTLYRVNR, from the coding sequence ATGAAACAAATCAAAATAGGACTGCTCTCCGTGCTGCTATTGACCACCGGAACAGTCAGGTCTCAACGGCGGGAAGCTCCCTTAAAACTCTGGTACAATACTCCTGCAAAGGAGTGGACCCAGGCCCTGCCTCTTGGTAATGGCCGTCTTGGTGCAATGGTATTCGGGAAAGTCAGCAATGAATTGATTCAACTGAATGAAGCCACCCTGTGGTCGGGTGGACCGGTAGACAATAACGTCAACCCAGATGCTGCCAGGTACCTCCCCCAGGTAAGAGCAGCCCTGTTCAATGAAAATTATCACCAGGCTGATAGCCTGCTTCGCAAGATGCAGGGTGTATACTCCCAGTCATTCCTGCCAATGGGTGACCTTCATCTCCATCAGCAGGTTGACGAAAGCAATGTAAGCGATTACTCACGTGATCTGGATCTGAACAATTCAACGGCCAGCACCCGCTTTACCAGTAATGGCGTGCAATATACCCGTTTGATGTATATCTCTGCACCAGATCAAGTAATCGTTTACCGTCTCACAAGCAGCAAGAAAGGTCAACTAAATTTCACACTCAGCGCTAACAGCCAGTTACGTTATCAGAACAGCATAAGTGGCAAAGACCTGGTGCTGAAAGGGAAAGCTCCTTCACAGGCTGACCCCAGTTATGTAGGTTATAATAAAGAACCTATTATATATGAAGAGGCGGGTAGCTGTAAAGGGATGCGCTTCGAAGTCAGGCTGAGAGCCATCAGTGTCGACGGAACAATTAAAACAGACACCTCCGGAATCACTGTTAAGAACGCCACGGATGTTACTGTAATCGTTTCCGGTGCTACCAGTTTCAATGGTTATGACAAATGTCCTGACAGGGATGGCCTGAATGAAGATAAGATCGCAGCTGCGCAACTGGCAAAGGCTGCATCTCGCTCCTACAATGATTTGTACAACCGTCATGCTGGTGACTATAGGAAATTTTTCCAGCGGGTCAGTTTTTCAATAGGGGATAGCAGCAAAACGGACTTGCCTACAGATGAGCGCCTGCGCCGCTATACTGCTGGTGAAAATGATCCTTTCCTGGAAGCATTATATTTCCAGTATGGCCGCTACCTGCTCATTTCCAGTTCCCGTACCAAAGGTGCACCTGCCAACCTGCAGGGAATCTGGAATAAAGAACTGCGTGCTCCCTGGAGTTCTAATTACACCATTAATATCAATACAGAAATGAACTACTGGCCGGCAGAGGAATGCAACCTGATGGAAATGCAGCAACCGCTGTACGACCTGCTCATGGAACTTGCGGTGACCGGCCGGCATACTGCACAAAACTTCTATAATACCAATGGCTGGGTTGCCCACCATAATACTGATATATGGGCCATCTCCAACCCGGTAGGGGATATTGGCAAAGGTGACCCTAACTGGGCCAACTGGATGATGGGAGGCAACTGGCTTTGCCAGTTCCTCTGGCAGCACTATGAATATAGCGGCAGCAGGAAGTTCCTGAGTGACACCGCTTACCCCATCATGAAATCTGCTGCTCAGTTTAGCCTGGGCTGGCTGGTGCCAGACAAGCAAGGTCGCCTGGTCACAGCACCTGCTACCTCACCTGAAAATATCTTTATCACTGAAAAAGGAGAACATGGGGCTGTTTCCGTTGCCGCTACCATGGACCTTTCAGTCATTCATAATTTATTTACCAATGTGATCGCTGCTGCAGATGTATTAGGTAAAGATGCCGTTTTCGCCGATTCGCTGAAACAGGCATTAGCGAAACTGTATCCATTACAGATCGGTAAAAAAGGCAATTTGCAGGAATGGTATAAAGACTGGGAGGATGAAGATCCTCAACATCGTCATATTTCTCATTTATTTGGCCTTTTTCCGGGAAATCAGATTTCTCCCCTTACAACACCTGAGCTGGCAGCTGCCTGCAAAAAAAGCCTTGAAATTCGTGGAGATGGGGGTACCGGGTGGAGTAAAGCATGGAAGATCAATACCTGGGCAAGATTGCTGGATGGGAACCATGCACACAAACTGCTGAAAGAGCTGTTAACCTTCTCCGGCGAAGGGGCTGTTGATATGCATAATGCAGGTGGCACCTATGCAAACCTGTTCTGTGCACATCCACCTTTCCAGATCGACGGAAACTTTGGTGGTATTTCAGGCATGGCACAGATGCTCTTGCAAAGCCAGACAGGTACCCTGCATTTGTTACCGGCACTGCCTGATGTATGGAATACTGGTAAGGTAAAAGGATTGCTGGCACAGGGAGGATATACTGTGGATATGGACTGGAAAGAGGGATTGCTCACCAGTGTAACCATCCATGCCAGCAGAAATGGCACCTGTATGCTGCGTGTGCCACAACGTATTAAGGCAGGAGGAAATGAACAATTGGCACCAGTAAAATCAAAAGATGGAGAGCATGGATTTGTATATGCATTACCAACAAAAGCAGGTCAATCATATACATTATATAGGGTAAACCGCTAA
- a CDS encoding terminase small subunit, with the protein MKNTAIAAEIAKSKSTDSVEIDEVEEIQQSSDEKHHVLTLKEERFCQEYLVDLNATQVAIRAGYTGDTIRRRPLINF; encoded by the coding sequence TTGAAAAATACTGCAATTGCTGCTGAAATTGCAAAATCCAAGTCCACTGACTCTGTTGAAATTGATGAAGTTGAAGAAATTCAACAATCTTCAGATGAAAAGCATCATGTTCTTACCCTGAAAGAAGAAAGATTTTGCCAAGAATATCTGGTAGACCTAAATGCCACACAGGTAGCCATAAGAGCTGGATATACAGGAGACACCATAAGGCGCAGACCGCTCATAAACTTCTAA
- a CDS encoding terminase small subunit: MLSIKQGKNGIEVKMHDKTKGLELIGRHLGMWNDKLKVDADEELKSLFKTIASAEGK, from the coding sequence TTGTTGAGCATAAAACAGGGCAAAAATGGCATCGAGGTGAAGATGCACGATAAAACTAAGGGATTGGAGCTAATAGGCCGTCATCTGGGTATGTGGAATGATAAGCTGAAGGTCGATGCTGATGAGGAGCTGAAGAGCCTCTTTAAAACCATAGCCAGTGCAGAAGGTAAGTAA
- a CDS encoding ABC transporter permease, whose protein sequence is MFNGIFTAAWRNLRKDRLFTLLNLLGLSTGLACALLIFLWVRDEKQINHFNTKDDRLYQILVNLNDNGQIATMDHTQGLLAQSLKNEVSGVEYAASVLPASWFRNSGVLTFGDNHLKAGGQFISKDFFDVFTCRILYGNALADKQSIMISDRMAQKLFPQEQDAIGKSIHWEQGEFSGDYGISGVFQAPPANATEQYDLLLDYQLVLEKREGLTKWYNFDPSTFIIVNKDADITALQKRIKDFVKTKDKETGATLLLTKYSDFYLYNKYENGKQSGGRIAYVKLFSLIALFILIIACINFMNLSTAKAATRVKEVGVKKVVGASRGMLILQYLSESVLLSMLALLLAVGLIICFLPIFNHITGKQLQIWPSPSLALSFLGITILTGVVAGSYPALYLSGFKPALALKGKLRTAFGEVMTRKGLVIFQFVLSVSFIIAILIVYKQMQYIQNRNLGYNRSNLVHFEVPTGQEDNMASFLDLVKNQPGIQDASSYNHDFTGNHGGLGGLTWLGKTDNTDLSFSNLEVGYGFLEIMGVQLKEGRYFSRDSRADNEIIFNETAIREMGIKDPIGKSVRFWGREKVIIGIAKDFNYESLYETVKPAFFQSYKVMPNFVVKIAPGKDEATMQLLKKLYEQHFQGLTFDYKYVDEDYQAMYASERRVSDLSRYFGGLTILISCLGLFGLAAFTAQRRQKEIGIRKVIGASTGNIVRLLSADYFKLIGIAMLIAFPLAGWMMFLWLQTFAYRIQIGADVYCMAGIATLLITFTTIGYQSIKAAFTNPVKSLQAE, encoded by the coding sequence ATGTTTAATGGTATCTTTACTGCTGCCTGGCGCAATCTTCGCAAAGACCGCCTATTCACCCTGCTTAATCTCCTTGGCCTTTCTACCGGCCTTGCCTGTGCCCTGCTGATCTTCTTATGGGTCAGGGATGAAAAACAGATCAATCATTTTAATACAAAAGACGATCGCCTCTACCAGATACTCGTGAACTTGAACGACAATGGGCAAATTGCTACCATGGACCATACGCAGGGGCTGCTGGCACAATCCCTGAAAAACGAGGTTTCCGGTGTTGAATACGCCGCCTCCGTTTTACCCGCCTCCTGGTTTCGCAACTCCGGCGTACTCACATTCGGCGACAATCATCTCAAGGCCGGCGGTCAGTTTATCAGCAAAGATTTCTTCGATGTCTTTACCTGCAGGATCCTATATGGGAATGCCCTTGCTGATAAACAAAGCATCATGATCTCTGACCGTATGGCCCAGAAACTTTTTCCGCAGGAACAGGATGCTATCGGTAAATCTATTCACTGGGAACAAGGTGAATTCAGCGGTGACTATGGTATCAGCGGCGTGTTTCAGGCACCTCCTGCCAATGCAACGGAACAATATGACCTCTTACTTGACTACCAGCTTGTACTGGAAAAAAGAGAGGGTTTAACGAAGTGGTACAATTTTGATCCCAGCACTTTCATCATCGTAAATAAAGATGCAGATATAACCGCGTTGCAAAAGCGGATTAAAGATTTCGTCAAAACAAAAGATAAGGAAACCGGCGCTACGCTGCTACTTACAAAGTATTCCGACTTTTATCTTTATAACAAATACGAAAATGGCAAACAAAGCGGAGGCAGAATTGCCTATGTAAAACTCTTCTCACTCATTGCTTTGTTCATCTTAATCATCGCCTGCATCAACTTCATGAACCTCAGTACGGCAAAAGCTGCCACCAGGGTTAAAGAAGTGGGTGTAAAGAAGGTGGTAGGTGCCAGCAGGGGAATGTTGATTTTACAATACCTGAGTGAAAGCGTCCTGCTTTCCATGCTCGCATTATTGCTGGCAGTTGGATTGATCATTTGCTTTCTTCCTATATTCAATCACATCACCGGTAAGCAATTACAGATCTGGCCAAGCCCCTCACTGGCGCTTTCATTCCTGGGCATTACAATATTAACGGGAGTGGTAGCAGGCAGTTATCCTGCGTTATATTTATCAGGCTTCAAACCCGCGCTTGCATTGAAAGGCAAACTGCGCACGGCATTTGGAGAAGTAATGACACGCAAAGGATTGGTGATATTTCAATTTGTATTGTCTGTGAGCTTCATCATCGCCATCCTGATCGTTTACAAACAGATGCAGTATATCCAAAACAGAAACCTTGGGTATAACAGATCAAATCTCGTGCATTTCGAAGTACCTACCGGCCAGGAAGATAATATGGCTTCCTTCCTGGACCTGGTCAAAAATCAACCTGGCATACAGGATGCATCCAGTTATAATCATGACTTCACTGGCAATCACGGTGGCCTTGGCGGCCTTACATGGTTGGGCAAAACAGATAACACTGACCTGAGTTTCAGTAACCTCGAAGTGGGTTATGGCTTCCTTGAAATAATGGGTGTACAACTCAAAGAAGGCAGGTATTTTTCCAGGGACAGCCGCGCTGACAATGAAATTATTTTTAATGAAACAGCGATCCGCGAAATGGGAATTAAAGATCCTATTGGCAAATCGGTCCGCTTCTGGGGTAGAGAAAAAGTGATCATCGGTATTGCGAAAGATTTCAATTATGAATCCCTGTATGAAACAGTGAAACCCGCTTTCTTCCAAAGCTATAAGGTGATGCCAAACTTTGTTGTAAAAATTGCTCCCGGAAAAGACGAAGCGACTATGCAGCTATTGAAAAAACTGTATGAACAACATTTTCAGGGGCTCACTTTTGATTATAAATATGTAGACGAAGACTACCAGGCAATGTATGCATCCGAAAGGAGAGTGAGTGATCTATCCCGTTACTTTGGCGGACTGACCATCCTGATCTCCTGCCTGGGATTGTTTGGGCTGGCGGCATTCACAGCACAAAGAAGACAAAAGGAAATCGGTATCCGCAAAGTGATAGGTGCATCTACAGGAAATATTGTAAGATTGTTATCAGCTGATTACTTTAAACTGATCGGCATTGCTATGCTCATTGCTTTCCCACTGGCAGGCTGGATGATGTTCCTGTGGTTGCAAACATTTGCTTACCGTATACAGATTGGCGCAGATGTCTATTGCATGGCAGGTATTGCGACCCTGCTCATTACCTTTACGACCATTGGTTATCAAAGTATAAAAGCAGCATTCACTAACCCGGTAAAGAGCTTACAAGCAGAATAA
- the gap gene encoding type I glyceraldehyde-3-phosphate dehydrogenase, producing the protein MRVAINGFGRIGRMTLRALQDKKDVQIVAVNDLTDVKLLAHLLRYDSSHGKFPGTIVQHDDKIIVNDQEILFLSERDPQKLPWGALNVDVVIESTGRFTQKEAAQAHITAGASKVLITAPATGGVKTVVVGVNDDIMDKDDQILSTASCTTNCIAPLLYVLEKEYGITSGFMSTIHAFTMDQMLQDGPHKDFRRARAATQSIIPTTTGAAKAIGDVLPGLKGKLDGFSYRVPVIDGSIAELSVNLIKPATAQEINDLFKSYADNSLKGVLEYTEEPLVSADILGNTHSSIMDGTLTRSIGNLVKVVAWYDNEVGISNRLAEMTVSLAKLTKGNLQTA; encoded by the coding sequence ATGAGAGTAGCCATCAATGGTTTCGGTAGAATAGGCAGAATGACCTTAAGAGCATTACAGGACAAAAAAGACGTTCAGATCGTCGCTGTCAACGATCTCACAGATGTAAAACTATTGGCACATCTTCTCAGGTACGATAGCTCCCACGGCAAGTTTCCAGGCACCATCGTACAGCATGATGATAAAATAATAGTCAATGACCAGGAGATCCTTTTTCTCAGTGAAAGAGATCCGCAAAAACTCCCATGGGGCGCCCTTAATGTCGATGTTGTCATCGAATCTACCGGTCGCTTTACCCAAAAAGAAGCTGCCCAGGCGCACATTACAGCGGGTGCTTCCAAAGTACTGATCACCGCACCTGCTACCGGTGGTGTAAAAACAGTAGTCGTTGGCGTTAATGATGATATCATGGACAAGGATGATCAGATCCTTTCCACTGCATCCTGCACTACGAACTGTATTGCCCCTTTACTGTATGTACTGGAAAAGGAATATGGGATCACATCCGGTTTCATGAGTACTATACATGCATTTACTATGGATCAGATGCTGCAGGATGGTCCGCACAAAGATTTCAGAAGAGCACGTGCTGCTACCCAATCTATTATTCCAACTACTACCGGTGCCGCCAAAGCGATCGGGGATGTACTGCCTGGTCTGAAAGGTAAACTGGATGGTTTCTCTTATCGTGTACCCGTGATAGATGGCTCCATTGCCGAGCTATCCGTAAACCTGATCAAACCTGCTACAGCGCAGGAAATCAATGATCTTTTCAAATCATATGCAGACAATAGTCTCAAGGGTGTACTGGAATATACTGAAGAGCCGCTGGTATCTGCTGATATTTTAGGAAACACACATTCTTCTATCATGGATGGTACCCTGACACGTAGTATTGGTAACCTGGTGAAAGTGGTGGCATGGTATGATAATGAGGTGGGAATTTCGAATCGTTTAGCGGAAATGACGGTGTCATTGGCAAAACTGACTAAGGGGAATTTACAAACTGCTTAA
- a CDS encoding GlxA family transcriptional regulator produces the protein MAKKTVVIVPMPGTFMLDIAGPCDVFAAADALLHDGLGTEGSGYNILLAAYGDDKIVPTKSGITMICPLTLDEITQPIDTLIVAGFPMVLLQSGDRRLINWLKNNYPRLRRVGSICVGTYALAEAGILEGKNATTHWEHSRSFQERYPSICVDTNPFYTKDGNVYTSGGVSSGVDLAMALVEEDYGREVAIQVARKLVLYLKRPGYQSQFANLLQLHSVANSLAGKLRPWILEHLDKEMGVEELATHLNMSIRNFTRVFTRETGMTPAKFVEKLRVEIARKYLEDSDYSMEQIATRCGLGGVVSMRRVFLRHMNVTPSDYRRTFRTSFAD, from the coding sequence ATGGCAAAGAAAACAGTAGTCATCGTGCCTATGCCAGGTACTTTTATGCTCGACATCGCAGGCCCCTGTGACGTCTTCGCCGCCGCTGATGCCCTCCTGCACGACGGTCTCGGTACTGAAGGCTCCGGCTACAACATTCTGCTCGCTGCCTATGGAGATGACAAAATAGTTCCTACAAAAAGTGGCATCACCATGATCTGCCCGCTTACCCTGGACGAAATCACCCAACCCATAGATACCCTGATCGTGGCTGGTTTCCCCATGGTCCTGCTCCAATCCGGAGACCGGCGGCTCATCAACTGGCTTAAAAACAACTATCCCCGTCTCCGCCGTGTTGGCTCCATTTGTGTAGGCACCTACGCCCTGGCCGAAGCCGGCATCCTCGAAGGGAAAAATGCCACTACTCACTGGGAACACAGCCGCTCCTTTCAGGAACGATACCCCAGCATTTGCGTAGACACCAACCCATTCTATACCAAAGATGGGAACGTCTATACATCGGGTGGTGTCTCTTCCGGGGTAGACCTCGCCATGGCCCTCGTTGAAGAAGACTATGGCCGCGAAGTCGCCATCCAGGTAGCCCGCAAACTGGTGTTATACCTGAAGCGCCCTGGTTATCAGTCTCAGTTTGCCAACCTGCTGCAGCTGCACAGCGTTGCCAACTCCCTCGCCGGAAAGCTGCGCCCATGGATACTGGAGCATCTTGACAAAGAAATGGGAGTAGAGGAACTGGCTACTCATCTGAATATGAGTATCCGCAATTTCACCCGCGTTTTTACCCGCGAAACGGGTATGACACCTGCTAAGTTTGTAGAGAAGCTGCGCGTGGAGATTGCCCGGAAATATCTGGAGGATAGCGATTATAGTATGGAGCAAATTGCTACCCGGTGTGGATTAGGAGGTGTGGTCTCGATGAGAAGGGTGTTCCTGAGGCATATGAATGTAACACCAAGTGATTACAGGCGAACGTTCAGAACCTCCTTTGCTGATTAA
- a CDS encoding FtsX-like permease family protein, with translation MLHVQAALRKWPFKVQLSLRSFTDRYLQEGSRITYIRMFGLIAIFILIIACINFMNLSTANAVGRMKEIGIKKAIGASRGALIRQFLGESILLSFMSLVLAIGIAALLLPDFNAITGKQLALQPDYTMVLITLFTGLLAGSYPAFYLTGFHPVVTLKGNFIQGSANAWARKGLVTFQLVVSVVFIIAVLVIYQQMRFIQQKNLGFNKDNVIYFQADGLAMKYNDVMLAGLKQLPGVVNASGMMRNIIMPFENLDSHIEWDAKNKDNQVRFSEMLVNYDLIETLGMTMLKGRSFSRNFSTDSQAVVLNETAVKAMGLTDPIGKTIYTQNVPVQIIGVVKDFNFNSLHNAIRPYIFRLWPKYSIITMVRINDIKAIDRIAAYYKQFNPGYSFNYQFLDEAVQDQYKSEQVISSLSRYLAALAILISCLGLFGLMAVTAERRRKEISIRKVLGASVKQLTLLLSGDFLKLVFIAIIIAFPLAGWMMEKWLQGFVYRTQLQAGVFVLAAVATLFITVCTISFQSLKAAFSNPVKALNAE, from the coding sequence ATGTTGCATGTTCAGGCAGCCTTGCGTAAATGGCCGTTCAAGGTACAGCTCTCGCTCAGGAGTTTTACAGACAGGTACTTACAGGAAGGCAGCCGGATAACATATATACGTATGTTTGGCCTGATTGCTATTTTCATTCTAATCATAGCATGTATCAATTTCATGAACCTGAGTACGGCAAATGCAGTAGGCAGAATGAAAGAAATAGGGATCAAAAAAGCGATCGGTGCTTCGAGAGGTGCATTGATCAGGCAATTCCTGGGAGAATCAATATTGCTGAGCTTTATGTCATTAGTACTGGCGATAGGTATAGCAGCTCTCCTATTACCTGATTTTAATGCGATTACAGGAAAACAACTTGCTTTGCAGCCTGACTACACAATGGTTCTTATTACCCTTTTTACAGGCCTTTTAGCCGGCAGCTATCCGGCATTTTATCTCACCGGTTTTCATCCTGTTGTAACCCTGAAAGGAAATTTTATACAAGGCTCCGCTAATGCCTGGGCAAGGAAGGGGCTGGTTACTTTCCAGCTGGTCGTGTCTGTGGTATTTATCATTGCGGTGTTGGTCATCTATCAGCAAATGCGATTTATTCAACAGAAAAACCTTGGTTTTAATAAGGACAATGTCATTTACTTCCAGGCGGATGGACTGGCAATGAAGTATAACGATGTTATGCTGGCAGGGTTGAAACAGTTACCAGGTGTCGTGAATGCATCCGGTATGATGCGTAACATCATTATGCCGTTTGAAAATCTTGATTCACATATAGAATGGGATGCTAAGAACAAGGACAACCAGGTCCGGTTCTCGGAAATGCTGGTCAACTATGACCTGATTGAAACACTGGGTATGACGATGCTGAAAGGTCGCTCTTTCAGCAGGAATTTCAGTACCGATAGTCAGGCAGTTGTGCTGAATGAAACCGCAGTAAAGGCAATGGGTCTAACTGATCCCATTGGCAAGACTATTTATACGCAAAATGTACCGGTGCAGATTATTGGAGTCGTCAAAGATTTCAATTTTAATTCACTGCACAATGCGATCCGGCCCTACATCTTCAGATTATGGCCGAAATATTCCATCATAACGATGGTGCGGATTAATGATATCAAAGCCATTGATCGTATTGCAGCCTATTATAAACAGTTTAATCCGGGCTATAGTTTCAATTATCAATTCCTGGATGAAGCCGTGCAGGACCAATATAAATCTGAACAGGTAATAAGCAGTCTCTCCCGTTATCTTGCGGCGTTGGCCATCCTCATCTCATGTCTTGGATTGTTTGGATTAATGGCAGTTACTGCTGAACGAAGAAGGAAGGAAATCAGTATCAGGAAAGTACTGGGGGCTTCAGTAAAACAGCTCACCCTATTACTTTCAGGCGATTTCCTAAAACTAGTATTCATTGCAATTATTATTGCATTTCCGCTGGCAGGATGGATGATGGAAAAGTGGTTGCAAGGTTTTGTTTATCGTACGCAGTTACAGGCAGGAGTTTTCGTGCTGGCAGCAGTGGCAACCTTGTTTATTACTGTTTGTACAATTAGTTTTCAATCATTAAAGGCTGCTTTTTCAAACCCTGTAAAGGCTTTGAATGCGGAATAG